One segment of Campylobacter hominis ATCC BAA-381 DNA contains the following:
- a CDS encoding acetyl-CoA carboxylase subunit A, whose translation MIHKILIANRGEIAVRVIRACRDLHLKSVAIYTKPDADCLHVKIADEAYEVGAEPLKGYLDPKIIVETAKKCGADAIHPGYGFLSENYDFAKEVEDAGLTFIGPRPDVIRKMGNKNIARYLMRKNGIPIVPGTEKLNNETMDKIKEYARKIGYPVILKASGGGGGRGIREVWDEKDMESSFEACKREAKTFFNNDEVFMEKLIVKPRHIEFQILGDNYGNIIHLCERDCSIQRRHQKIIEIAPCPSISDNLRKVMGVTAVAAAKAVGYSNAGTVEFLLDDNNDFYFMEMNTRIQVEHGVTEEITGTDLVVRQIRIASGEILELEQSDIKPHGFAIEARITAENVWKNFIPTPGTITGYYPALGPSVRVDSHIYKDYKIPPFYDSLLAKLIVKSTGYDLVVNKLERALKEFKIEGVQTIIPFLLAISKSREFRRGFFDTSYVESNLQKILDATNDPMNPQKKDDEVVAAVSAVMQMINEKK comes from the coding sequence ATGATCCATAAAATTCTTATCGCAAATCGCGGTGAAATCGCGGTTAGAGTTATTAGAGCGTGTAGAGATCTGCACTTAAAAAGTGTAGCTATTTACACAAAACCGGATGCTGACTGTCTGCATGTAAAAATTGCAGATGAAGCTTATGAAGTCGGTGCGGAACCATTGAAAGGTTATCTAGATCCTAAAATCATCGTAGAAACAGCAAAAAAATGTGGAGCCGATGCGATTCATCCGGGATATGGATTTTTGAGCGAAAATTACGATTTTGCAAAAGAGGTTGAAGATGCAGGACTTACTTTTATAGGTCCAAGACCCGATGTAATTCGCAAAATGGGAAATAAAAATATAGCAAGATATTTGATGAGAAAAAATGGAATTCCGATAGTTCCGGGAACTGAAAAATTAAATAATGAAACTATGGATAAAATAAAAGAGTATGCTCGTAAAATCGGTTATCCTGTTATTTTAAAGGCAAGCGGCGGCGGTGGTGGTCGCGGAATTCGTGAAGTTTGGGATGAAAAGGATATGGAAAGTTCTTTTGAAGCTTGTAAAAGAGAAGCCAAAACATTTTTTAATAATGATGAAGTTTTTATGGAAAAACTTATCGTAAAACCTCGCCATATAGAATTTCAAATATTAGGTGATAATTACGGAAATATAATTCACCTTTGCGAGCGTGACTGCTCTATACAAAGACGACATCAAAAAATAATTGAAATTGCGCCTTGCCCAAGTATAAGCGATAATCTAAGAAAAGTAATGGGTGTAACCGCCGTGGCCGCTGCAAAAGCCGTGGGATACTCAAATGCAGGAACAGTTGAATTTTTGCTTGATGATAATAACGATTTTTATTTTATGGAAATGAATACAAGAATTCAAGTAGAACATGGTGTAACCGAAGAAATTACCGGAACAGATTTGGTTGTAAGACAAATAAGAATTGCAAGCGGTGAAATTTTGGAACTTGAACAAAGTGATATCAAACCGCACGGATTTGCGATAGAAGCTCGTATAACAGCTGAAAATGTTTGGAAAAATTTTATTCCTACTCCAGGAACGATAACAGGATATTATCCGGCTCTTGGTCCATCAGTGCGAGTTGATAGTCATATTTATAAAGATTATAAAATTCCGCCGTTTTATGATTCACTTCTTGCAAAACTTATCGTAAAAAGTACAGGATATGATTTGGTTGTAAATAAGCTGGAGCGTGCACTTAAAGAATTTAAAATCGAAGGCGTACAAACAATTATTCCGTTTTTGCTTGCTATCAGCAAAAGCAGAGAGTTCAGACGCGGTTTTTTTGATACAAGTTATGTGGAGTCGAATTTACAAAAAATACTTGACGCAACGAACGATCCGATGAATCCGCAAAAAAAAGATGATGAAGTAGTAGCTGCCGTTTCCGCGGTAATGCAAATGATAAATGAGAAAAAATAA
- a CDS encoding YaaA family protein, with protein MKILFSPAEDKISLSDLPPINYKNFIFNELYKKRFEILKLYDNFVQNAAITELSRVFGLKKETEILHYKNEIFKLGTIKAILRYNGVAYKALQYRSLNKQAQNFIDKNVIIFSNLFGPILAENAIPNYKLKQGEKFCDINIENFYKQNFSENIDKFIENDDILDLRAGFYNKFYDIKKEYLTMKFIKNGKVISHFAKYFRGKILKEIAQNQLDNNKKIIAFNFTDLKLIEIHKIQNRTEILYKII; from the coding sequence ATGAAGATTCTTTTCAGTCCGGCGGAAGATAAAATTTCTCTTTCCGACTTGCCACCTATAAATTATAAAAATTTTATTTTTAATGAACTTTATAAAAAACGCTTTGAAATTTTAAAACTTTATGATAATTTTGTGCAAAATGCCGCTATAACAGAACTTTCACGTGTTTTTGGCTTAAAAAAAGAAACTGAAATTTTGCACTACAAAAATGAAATTTTTAAATTAGGCACGATAAAAGCGATTTTGCGCTATAACGGTGTAGCTTATAAAGCTCTGCAATATCGCTCTTTAAATAAACAAGCACAAAATTTCATAGATAAAAACGTAATAATTTTTTCAAATCTTTTCGGCCCGATTCTTGCCGAAAATGCCATACCGAACTATAAACTTAAACAAGGTGAAAAATTTTGCGATATAAATATAGAAAATTTTTATAAACAAAATTTTAGCGAAAACATTGATAAATTTATCGAAAATGATGATATACTTGATTTAAGAGCAGGATTTTATAATAAATTTTATGATATTAAAAAAGAGTATTTAACTATGAAATTTATTAAAAATGGAAAGGTAATCAGCCATTTTGCAAAATATTTCAGAGGTAAAATTTTAAAAGAAATCGCACAAAATCAACTCGATAACAATAAAAAAATTATAGCTTTTAATTTTACGGATTTAAAACTTATAGAAATTCATAAAATACAGAACCGAACCGAAATATTATATAAAATTATATAA
- a CDS encoding HU family DNA-binding protein — translation MKKAEFIQAVAEKTGSTKKVATEVVDSALEVISDVLVKGDSISFIGFGSFGLAERAAREGKVPGTNRTYKSPATKVVKFKVGKQLKEAVAEAAKGSKSCKSGKCKKK, via the coding sequence ATGAAAAAAGCAGAATTCATTCAAGCAGTAGCCGAGAAAACCGGCTCAACAAAAAAAGTTGCAACAGAAGTTGTAGATTCAGCATTGGAAGTTATTTCAGATGTTCTTGTGAAAGGTGATTCTATCAGTTTCATCGGTTTCGGCTCTTTCGGCTTGGCTGAGCGTGCAGCAAGAGAAGGTAAAGTTCCAGGTACAAACAGAACTTACAAATCACCTGCTACAAAAGTTGTAAAATTTAAAGTTGGTAAACAACTTAAAGAAGCTGTTGCTGAAGCTGCAAAAGGTAGCAAATCTTGCAAAAGCGGAAAATGCAAAAAGAAATAA